Proteins encoded within one genomic window of Cucumis sativus cultivar 9930 chromosome 3, Cucumber_9930_V3, whole genome shotgun sequence:
- the LOC101213996 gene encoding protein SRC2 homolog, producing the protein MASRYELELKIQSAKDLKNINWKYGTLKPYAVVWIDPKQKSSTKVDNQGDTSPFWDETLVIPFFSSIEDSTLHIDVVHVVGADEDTKPLIGSARLPLAELIDDVGLGESSQRTLQLKRPSGRPQGKIEVKVTVREPRYRSSDSYYTPPYGVPPPGSARDYSAPPPPYVAPYSAPPNPYYSAAPPSGYPYGGYGAPAPPPTAPPYGQSNYGQPSYGQGSYGQPAYGEHTYYGQPEEKKKSKFGMGTGLAVGAAAGILGGLAIGEGVEYVEDQIAEDAAQKVEDDLGYGDEDF; encoded by the coding sequence ATGGCCTCTCGCTACGAATTGGAACTCAAAATTCAGTCCGCTAAAGATCTCAAGAACATCAACTGGAAGTACGGCACTCTCAAGCCCTACGCCGTCGTTTGGATCGATCCCAAGCAAAAATCGTCTACAAAGGTCGACAATCAAGGCGATACATCGCCCTTTTGGGATGAAACGCTCGTCATTCCCTTCTTCTCATCGATCGAGGATTCCACGCTCCATATCGACGTCGTTCATGTCGTCGGCGCTGATGAAGACACCAAGCCGTTGATTGGCTCCGCTCGACTTCCCCTTGCGGAGCTCATCGACGATGTTGGACTTGGCGAAAGCTCTCAACGAACTCTCCAATTGAAACGGCCCTCCGGTAGGCCGCAAGGGAAAATCGAAGTTAAAGTAACTGTCCGAGAACCACGTTACCGATCATCCGATTCTTATTACACCCCGCCGTATGGAGTCCCACCGCCAGGTAGCGCTAGGGATTACTCTGCTCCGCCGCCTCCTTATGTCGCTCCGTACTCTGCTCCTCCCAATCCTTACTATTCGGCGGCTCCGCCGTCCGGATACCCCTACGGGGGGTATGGCGCACCGGCGCCACCACCAACAGCGCCTCCATACGGCCAATCGAATTACGGGCAGCCATCGTACGGTCAGGGAAGTTATGGACAGCCAGCGTATGGCGAACATACGTACTATGGGCAGccggaggagaagaagaaaagcaagTTCGGGATGGGGACGGGGCTAGCGGTGGGCGCGGCTGCTGGAATTTTAGGTGGATTGGCCATCGGAGAGGGCGTCGAGTATGTGGAGGACCAGATCGCCGAGGACGCAGCGCAGAAGGTTGAGGATGACCTTGGCTACGGCGACGAAGATTTTTAG
- the LOC101210600 gene encoding F-box/kelch-repeat protein At3g23880 yields the protein MRVLLDSHDVFVNCPTEILIEILSYLPVKSLLRFRCVCKEWNKLVQNPLFVNAHLEKRIPNSLLIINSSPTDQKACFSLVNAETFNETFRSEIPMKANLGYKLSVCGSYNGLVCISSASLLDVDPIYIWNPSVRKTRLLPSSLIPKWDHCWPLNYLAFGFHQATNDHIVLRIVRIEQWSCCYQVEIYSLKADCWRRVSSVPTIPTALDCRLLSKSICSNGLIYWIVKHKNGGIPNSILSFDIATEEFHRLMLPDCLVYIDTPPLCLGVVQESLSIFHCRPDGGNGKQVCDTWALKMGSWVRLNSIVLPLHGKITRPWSLLDYKFLTVRQIEEMGNPSLALVDTELDRIEDIGIELGSHWVYADSYKESLLLL from the coding sequence ATGCGAGTACTACTAGATTCCCACGATGTGTTTGTAAATTGTCCAACTGAAATTTTGATTGAGATTCTTTCGTATTTACCTGTGAAATCGCTTCTGCGATTCAGATGTGTATGCAAAGAATGGAACAAATTAGTTCAGAACCCATTGTTTGTTAATGCCCATTTGGAAAAGAGAATCCCAAATTCTCTGCTCATAATCAATAGCTCCCCCACAGACCAGAAAGCATGTTTCTCACTTGTTAATGCTGAAACATTCAATGAAACTTTTCGATCAGAGATTCCTATGAAGGCCAATCTAGGCTATAAACTCTCTGTTTGTGGATCATATAATGGGTTAGTTTGCATTTCGTCTGCAAGTCTATTGGATGTTGATCCAATTTATATATGGAACCCTTCTGTTAGGAAAACTAGGTTGCTTCCCAGTAGTTTGATTCCCAAATGGGACCATTGTTGGCCTCTAAACTACCTAGCATTTGGCTTCCATCAAGCAACGAACGATCACATAGTGTTGAGAATTGTGAGGATTGAGCAATGGAGTTGCTGTTATCAAGTGGAAATTTACAGTCTCAAAGCTGATTGTTGGAGGAGAGTTTCTTCTGTTCCTACAATTCCTACTGCACTTGACTGCAGATTGTTGTCCAAATCCATCTGCTCTAATGGGCTTATTTATTGGATTGTGAAGCACAAAAATGGTGGAATTCCCAATTCCATTCTCTCTTTTGACATAGCCACTGAGGAGTTTCATAGACTAATGTTGCCTGATTGTTTGGTTTACATAGACACTCCACCATTATGCTTGGGAGTAGTCCAAGAAtctctttctattttccaTTGCAGGCCTGATGGTGGGAACGGGAAGCAAGTGTGTGACACATGGGCTTTGAAAATGGGGTCTTGGGTGAGATTAAACTCTATTGTTCTGCCATTGCATGGGAAAATAACAAGACCTTGGAGCCTCTTAGACTATAAATTTCTCACTGTTAGGCAGATTGAAGAGATGGGGAACCCCAGCCTTGCATTGGTTGACACTGAACTGGATCGCATTGAAGATATTGGAATTGAATTGGGATCTCATTGGGTTTATGCAGATTCTTATAAGGAGAGTCTTCTTCTACTCTAA